The following are from one region of the Dermatophilaceae bacterium Sec6.4 genome:
- a CDS encoding ACT domain-containing protein, whose protein sequence is MSGETSLAKLLATMSPQRRPGQYVFVTVASYPKGAEVLASVVEHEGLSVVLTQDDADRLGLAYDYVAGWITLQVHSALAAVGLTAAVSAALTEANISCNVVAGHHHDHLLVPAHRIDDAIFILRSLTD, encoded by the coding sequence ATGAGCGGCGAGACCAGTCTGGCGAAGTTGCTGGCGACGATGTCACCTCAACGACGCCCAGGACAGTATGTCTTTGTCACGGTTGCCTCCTACCCGAAAGGCGCCGAAGTCCTGGCAAGCGTCGTTGAGCACGAGGGCCTCAGTGTCGTACTTACCCAGGACGACGCAGATCGACTTGGTCTTGCCTACGACTACGTCGCCGGATGGATTACCTTGCAGGTCCACTCAGCGCTGGCGGCCGTCGGGTTGACCGCTGCAGTGAGCGCAGCCCTGACCGAAGCGAATATCAGCTGCAATGTCGTGGCTGGACACCACCACGACCACCTACTGGTCCCAGCCCATCGCATTGATGATGCGATATTCATTCTTCGCAGCCTCACCGATTGA
- a CDS encoding lytic transglycosylase domain-containing protein produces the protein MSGGKAAGGALLGIAVIPILVVVAISGTAPTPAPVGGGGLNSAGIPADLVPLIQAAGTVCAGITAPDIAAQLKAESGFNRAATSPAGAQGIAQFMPGTWVTWGKDYDHNGSSSPLDPGDAIPAQAHFMCALYSQVTTLLKAGSVTGDPNDLAWAAYNAGLGAVQGAGGVPRNGETPAYITNIRKYLALFTAAGGVGGPALAAGASLSQTVLAYAWHTNQGQDHLAQMPQYTAAVNAARASGHFYAHQPGEYPAGRPEGDHCSATASLIATTAVDPSYNDAGVMAQGAGFVPVQEAWMAAHWQLVGSAGSLSLSQLRPGDVGISNGGGLTHVWMYVGSVPGFSGNFVEGSYAYSGHVGFAPQARQSPGVLYAGFPHAVYYRKK, from the coding sequence ATGAGTGGGGGCAAGGCCGCGGGTGGGGCGCTGCTGGGAATCGCGGTGATCCCGATCCTGGTGGTGGTCGCGATATCTGGGACCGCACCCACGCCGGCGCCAGTCGGGGGTGGCGGGTTAAACAGTGCGGGTATCCCAGCAGATCTGGTCCCGTTGATCCAAGCGGCAGGAACGGTCTGTGCGGGGATCACCGCACCCGATATCGCGGCGCAGTTGAAAGCCGAATCTGGCTTCAACCGGGCCGCGACCAGCCCTGCCGGCGCGCAGGGCATCGCCCAGTTCATGCCCGGCACGTGGGTCACCTGGGGCAAGGACTATGACCACAACGGGTCCAGCTCCCCACTGGACCCAGGCGACGCGATCCCAGCCCAAGCCCATTTCATGTGCGCCCTGTACTCCCAGGTGACCACCTTGCTGAAGGCCGGGAGCGTCACGGGTGACCCCAACGATCTGGCGTGGGCGGCATACAACGCCGGCCTGGGCGCGGTCCAAGGCGCTGGTGGTGTCCCACGCAACGGGGAAACCCCGGCCTACATCACCAACATCCGTAAGTACCTGGCGTTGTTCACCGCCGCCGGTGGGGTGGGTGGCCCAGCCCTGGCGGCGGGCGCGTCCCTGTCACAGACAGTGCTGGCGTATGCGTGGCACACCAACCAGGGCCAGGACCACCTCGCGCAGATGCCGCAGTACACCGCCGCGGTGAACGCCGCCCGGGCCAGTGGCCATTTCTACGCCCACCAACCGGGGGAGTACCCCGCTGGTAGGCCCGAAGGGGATCACTGTTCCGCGACGGCGTCATTAATCGCGACCACGGCAGTGGATCCCTCCTACAACGATGCCGGCGTGATGGCCCAGGGTGCGGGGTTCGTCCCCGTGCAGGAAGCGTGGATGGCCGCGCACTGGCAACTCGTCGGCTCGGCCGGGTCGTTGAGCCTGTCCCAGTTACGCCCCGGTGATGTCGGGATCAGCAACGGCGGGGGCCTGACCCACGTGTGGATGTACGTCGGCAGCGTTCCGGGGTTCTCCGGCAACTTCGTGGAGGGCTCGTACGCCTATTCCGGGCATGTCGGGTTCGCCCCGCAAGCCCGCCAATCACCCGGGGTGCTCTATGCCGGGTTTCCCCACGCCGTCTACTACCGGAAGAAGTGA
- a CDS encoding DUF6668 family protein — translation MSAPTMRRHRTGPDNTATAASRSTGKSRGREVAPVNPFLPPPEQEAAVPEPVVVDPLLGKDLAATGPARPIGLDAPPGPGLARAFTGPDTRTRVVGLHGGAGASTIAHLLGERVAVDAGQKVPLGGTPRVLFVARTHAAGLAAVRHAGRVWAAHQLDDVTVLGLVLVDDGPRIGREQLSACRTVMRVFPRTWRIGWVEPWRTQLAPDLRYAPLRTRRTLHQLHDLCARQAINLAKDLAKEQQ, via the coding sequence GTGAGCGCGCCCACCATGCGCCGACACCGCACCGGCCCCGACAACACCGCCACTGCCGCCAGCAGAAGCACCGGTAAGAGCCGGGGTAGGGAAGTTGCCCCGGTGAACCCGTTTCTACCCCCACCGGAGCAGGAAGCAGCCGTTCCCGAACCGGTCGTCGTTGATCCGCTCCTGGGTAAGGACCTGGCCGCGACGGGCCCGGCCCGCCCGATCGGGTTGGACGCCCCACCCGGGCCGGGCCTGGCGCGAGCCTTCACCGGCCCGGACACCCGGACCCGGGTCGTCGGTTTACACGGCGGCGCTGGTGCCAGCACCATCGCGCACCTGTTGGGGGAGCGGGTCGCGGTCGATGCGGGCCAGAAAGTTCCCCTCGGTGGCACGCCCCGGGTGTTGTTCGTCGCACGTACCCACGCCGCCGGCCTGGCCGCGGTTCGGCACGCGGGTCGGGTGTGGGCCGCGCACCAGTTGGACGACGTCACCGTGCTCGGGCTGGTCCTGGTTGATGACGGGCCCCGCATCGGCAGGGAGCAACTGAGCGCGTGCCGGACGGTCATGCGGGTCTTTCCCCGCACCTGGCGGATCGGGTGGGTCGAACCCTGGCGCACCCAACTAGCCCCAGACCTGCGCTACGCGCCACTACGAACCCGGCGCACCCTGCACCAACTACACGACCTGTGCGCACGCCAGGCCATCAACCTGGCCAAGGACCTGGCTAAGGAGCAGCAGTGA
- a CDS encoding P-loop NTPase fold protein — MEALAQQILTIRELPEFRQFGRYWEEITEHALSTSARDFRVRYVENQEEINSLQAGGVLSKNKNKLKRRIELIVCVSLALLLSVLFLHLSRGWFSNWTWLPSPSKSQAWRIALNLFLPAAVLAIGIFYWASRRRFKNEQDLLKLRVANLNVAWSSEAQTLAAASVRLSINTLLTPRNLVPFPISAPDLVELPPDKAAASRTIDFVTKFIRDHRTSAIGIAGPRGSGKSTLMAEVGREPGTRVIPISAATKYEPIDLLRRIAFSASSSNKYNDLPFNPTIYREPFLVQLSRWIGIFLGASLTLIGLFILILEKSGTPLSLPSVFTVIAVLAIGVGVIVTIRLLMLNTLGRVRSVNSSPARALADELSRELTESRSGTAGMKLSSLFSFEAKSATEKKRRDLTYGDLIDRLREVLPAEIHIGSQDERVVVILDELDKLPDVESLTAVVNSIKDLFHIPGVHFLVSVSDEALSNFTLRGLKPRDAFDSSFDEIVRMSRLTPVEGVRLLDSRVNGFPKPLALLCNVWAGGIPRDIIRSARTCIEIALQSPDVQPWKDIWTAFLDNDITNRAHAVDQFSSPIFDAAEPTVSSRSELTRASPSSNKLEEEPLAVFRSCCGAALSVVEKDPAADHESTLLRLELLTEAVGGIGDGSAGVLRARFSVDGPDTPDMPSGTICQRVILRWRRRQRDVRSEVTRRA, encoded by the coding sequence ATGGAGGCACTCGCACAGCAAATCCTCACCATTCGCGAACTTCCCGAATTTCGACAATTTGGGAGATACTGGGAGGAGATAACGGAACACGCGTTGTCTACCAGCGCAAGGGATTTCAGAGTTAGATACGTTGAGAATCAAGAGGAAATAAACTCGCTTCAGGCGGGAGGCGTTCTTTCCAAAAATAAAAACAAACTAAAACGTCGAATCGAACTAATTGTTTGCGTTAGCCTTGCCCTGCTTCTATCTGTATTATTTCTCCATTTATCTCGCGGATGGTTTTCGAATTGGACTTGGCTACCCTCCCCCAGTAAGAGTCAGGCGTGGAGGATAGCTCTCAATCTTTTCTTACCGGCCGCCGTACTGGCAATTGGGATATTCTACTGGGCCTCGCGGCGGCGATTTAAAAACGAACAAGATTTACTCAAATTGCGCGTAGCTAACCTAAACGTTGCTTGGTCCAGCGAAGCGCAAACACTGGCAGCCGCCTCGGTCAGACTTTCTATAAACACCCTGCTAACCCCAAGAAACTTGGTGCCGTTTCCAATCTCCGCGCCAGACCTAGTAGAGCTCCCTCCCGACAAGGCCGCCGCTTCGAGAACCATCGACTTCGTAACAAAGTTTATTCGCGACCATCGAACGTCAGCCATCGGAATCGCTGGCCCGCGGGGGAGTGGCAAAAGTACCCTCATGGCGGAAGTTGGTCGCGAACCGGGCACACGAGTGATACCGATCTCTGCGGCAACTAAATATGAACCAATCGACTTGTTGAGGCGGATCGCCTTTTCGGCGAGTAGCTCAAACAAATACAATGATCTGCCGTTTAATCCGACAATATACCGTGAACCGTTTTTGGTGCAACTATCAAGGTGGATAGGCATATTTCTCGGCGCATCTCTCACACTCATCGGTCTCTTCATCCTGATATTGGAGAAGAGTGGAACCCCCCTAAGCCTGCCAAGCGTATTCACTGTTATCGCCGTCCTCGCCATCGGAGTCGGAGTCATCGTGACCATACGGTTGCTGATGCTTAACACGCTAGGGAGAGTTCGATCAGTGAACTCATCGCCCGCTCGAGCGCTGGCAGACGAGTTAAGCAGAGAGCTAACTGAAAGCCGGAGCGGAACTGCAGGGATGAAGCTTTCATCCCTGTTTAGCTTTGAAGCAAAAAGCGCAACGGAGAAAAAACGACGCGATCTGACATACGGGGACCTGATTGACCGCCTGCGCGAAGTACTCCCCGCAGAGATTCATATAGGCTCACAGGACGAGCGGGTCGTCGTGATCTTGGATGAACTTGACAAATTGCCGGATGTAGAATCGTTGACCGCGGTGGTCAATTCGATTAAGGATCTCTTCCACATACCTGGAGTGCATTTCCTAGTTTCAGTTTCCGATGAGGCGCTTTCCAACTTCACCTTACGTGGATTAAAACCCAGAGATGCATTTGATTCCTCATTTGACGAGATCGTTCGCATGTCCCGCCTCACGCCCGTTGAGGGTGTACGTCTTCTAGACTCTCGGGTAAACGGTTTCCCAAAGCCACTCGCCCTCTTGTGCAACGTTTGGGCCGGTGGCATCCCCCGCGATATCATTCGAAGCGCAAGAACGTGCATCGAAATCGCCCTTCAGAGTCCAGACGTACAACCGTGGAAAGATATTTGGACCGCATTTCTTGATAACGATATAACAAATCGCGCTCACGCCGTGGACCAATTCTCCTCACCCATTTTCGATGCGGCAGAACCGACGGTTAGTTCCCGTTCAGAATTAACGCGCGCTTCGCCGTCCTCAAATAAATTGGAAGAGGAGCCTCTAGCTGTTTTCAGATCATGCTGTGGCGCTGCACTGTCAGTGGTTGAAAAGGACCCAGCTGCCGATCATGAGTCAACCCTGCTGCGCCTTGAACTATTAACTGAGGCCGTTGGAGGGATAGGCGACGGCAGCGCGGGTGTCTTGCGTGCTCGATTCAGTGTTGATGGCCCAGACACTCCCGACATGCCCTCAGGGACAATTTGCCAGCGAGTAATCTTACGCTGGCGTCGGAGGCAGAGGGATGTTCGAAGCGAGGTCACCCGGCGTGCATGA
- a CDS encoding TraM recognition domain-containing protein: MSNTRPNKRSDPGTSDQLWIGVIALIAVVAILAGPAYAGWVVGGRSWSAAAIATAAVLYVLVLTVAVMVTMALVRRRRGRVWTDPLARSMSTRADIAPLTARVVAADTARLGAQTITAGVGVPVGTAVLTKQPLYGPWEFTQLWFMGPRMGKTTSQCIPHMVATGGPSLATMNKPDLLHATWGPRSEIGTVWISDPQQLAGQAPTWWWDPLSFITAGFGAVSRAEKLAGIFQAASTKPDAKEDAYFGPGGESLLSDLLLAAAVAGEPITRVYEWLTFPDGEPDLPSPVQLLKDHGMHACATSLTGHIRKTAKQRDGLYGSAQIIMRFLREGEFLAWITSTGTGDTRRQFSPQQFVTSTDTLYLLSQEGPGSARAITAALVNAVFVAAEEKANASPGGRLAVPLLCELDEAANICRLPQLPAIYSHFGSKGIILITILQSREQGVQAWGESGLTSMVSSASILGIGGGIRDKDHLLDLVALIGRRQEVHRSQTSGNKGNRSSSRDVREEDIFSVDDLAAFPRGRGVVFIAGTRPTLIKLDPWYEQDPHIAGKIAASIECYSPAAEAADLLAGSTP; the protein is encoded by the coding sequence ATGAGCAACACCAGGCCGAACAAACGATCCGACCCGGGCACCTCCGATCAGCTCTGGATCGGTGTCATCGCCCTCATCGCGGTGGTGGCGATCCTGGCCGGCCCGGCGTATGCCGGGTGGGTCGTGGGTGGCCGCTCCTGGTCGGCGGCGGCGATCGCGACCGCGGCTGTCTTGTACGTGCTCGTGCTGACCGTGGCCGTGATGGTGACCATGGCGTTGGTGCGGCGTCGCCGGGGCCGGGTGTGGACTGACCCGTTGGCGCGTTCGATGTCGACGCGGGCAGATATCGCACCGTTAACGGCACGCGTGGTCGCTGCGGACACGGCCCGGTTGGGCGCCCAGACCATCACCGCCGGGGTGGGGGTGCCAGTCGGTACCGCGGTGCTGACGAAGCAACCGTTGTACGGGCCGTGGGAGTTCACCCAGCTGTGGTTCATGGGCCCACGGATGGGCAAAACAACATCGCAGTGCATCCCACACATGGTGGCCACCGGTGGGCCCTCGTTAGCCACGATGAACAAACCGGACCTGCTACACGCCACGTGGGGCCCCCGATCAGAGATCGGGACGGTCTGGATCAGCGACCCGCAACAGTTAGCCGGGCAGGCACCGACCTGGTGGTGGGACCCGTTGTCGTTCATCACAGCCGGGTTTGGTGCGGTCTCGCGGGCGGAGAAACTCGCGGGGATCTTCCAAGCGGCCTCCACCAAGCCGGACGCGAAAGAGGACGCGTACTTCGGTCCCGGGGGTGAGTCGTTGCTGTCGGACCTGTTGCTGGCGGCCGCGGTCGCCGGTGAGCCGATCACCCGGGTGTATGAGTGGTTGACCTTCCCCGACGGTGAGCCGGATCTGCCCAGCCCCGTTCAGTTGTTGAAGGACCACGGGATGCACGCGTGCGCGACGTCGCTGACCGGTCACATCCGTAAAACGGCCAAGCAGCGTGACGGCCTGTACGGGTCCGCGCAGATCATCATGCGGTTCCTGCGTGAGGGAGAGTTCTTGGCCTGGATTACCTCCACTGGCACCGGTGACACCCGCCGCCAGTTCAGCCCCCAGCAGTTCGTCACCTCTACCGACACGCTGTACCTGCTGTCCCAAGAAGGCCCCGGGTCTGCGCGGGCCATCACCGCGGCGTTGGTCAACGCGGTGTTCGTCGCCGCGGAAGAAAAAGCCAACGCCAGCCCTGGGGGCCGGTTGGCGGTGCCGTTGCTGTGTGAGCTGGATGAGGCGGCCAACATTTGCCGGTTACCGCAACTGCCGGCTATCTACTCCCACTTCGGGTCCAAGGGGATCATCCTGATCACGATTTTGCAGTCCCGTGAGCAAGGTGTGCAGGCGTGGGGTGAAAGCGGTCTGACCTCGATGGTGTCCTCGGCTTCGATCCTGGGTATCGGCGGCGGTATCCGCGACAAGGACCACCTGCTGGACCTGGTCGCTCTGATCGGTCGCCGCCAAGAGGTGCACCGCTCCCAAACCAGCGGCAACAAAGGCAACCGTTCCTCCTCCCGGGACGTGCGCGAGGAAGACATCTTCTCCGTCGATGACCTGGCCGCGTTCCCGCGCGGGCGGGGAGTGGTCTTCATCGCCGGCACCAGACCCACCCTGATCAAACTGGACCCTTGGTACGAGCAAGACCCGCACATTGCGGGCAAGATCGCCGCGAGTATCGAGTGCTACAGCCCCGCGGCTGAGGCTGCGGACCTGCTGGCCGGCAGTACACCGTGA
- a CDS encoding SCO6880 family protein — protein MSEVTAEQAKRVTFGNLRKPSVPGLFGLPPLFLVVLAFAAMALIGLSVAGQLLAAVGLVVLTGVLTGVMLIPHASGQNPYVRTTRWVRHSHAERAGRTMLRQGPVGHVPDGAVRLPGLAAASELTQWEDSLGQSFGLISIPATAHHTIVIDCHAAGTGGVDQHVIDSQVAHWGAWLAGLGQTGDIVAAAAIIETAPDTGHRLRRAVYADVDTSSPAFSQQVLADSVAGASGSAVITTRLTVTFTGKPLVEGVRGKTISTADMAAEISTRLPSLLGGLKATGAGTGARPCTAQELIDTVRVAYDPSVASDVEAARVSGQGTGLSWDQAGPVAAHVAYDHYEHESAISCSWQMTSPPRGVFYDSTLSGLLAPHRDLTRKRVAILYRPQTPEQSATAVDRDVKNTTWSASEGKRVTARKGGEAAAALKTEQEEAAGASLVRFGIIVTATVLDPALLPLARKTVMSSLAAPARLRLRSAKGSQDVAFAASLPIGLVLPDHMSIPTSIREAM, from the coding sequence ATGAGTGAGGTCACCGCCGAGCAGGCTAAGAGGGTCACGTTCGGCAATTTGCGGAAACCGTCGGTGCCGGGCCTGTTCGGTCTGCCGCCACTGTTTTTGGTGGTGTTGGCCTTCGCGGCGATGGCCCTGATCGGGTTATCGGTGGCGGGGCAGTTGCTGGCGGCGGTGGGCCTGGTGGTGCTGACCGGCGTGTTGACCGGGGTGATGTTGATCCCGCATGCCTCGGGTCAGAACCCGTACGTGCGGACCACCCGGTGGGTGCGTCATTCCCACGCGGAACGGGCCGGCCGCACGATGTTGCGGCAGGGCCCGGTCGGGCACGTACCTGATGGCGCGGTCCGCCTGCCGGGGTTGGCCGCCGCGAGTGAGCTGACGCAGTGGGAGGACTCGTTGGGTCAGTCCTTCGGGTTGATCAGCATCCCGGCCACTGCCCATCACACGATCGTGATTGATTGCCACGCCGCCGGGACCGGGGGTGTGGATCAGCACGTGATCGATTCCCAGGTCGCGCACTGGGGCGCCTGGTTAGCCGGGCTGGGTCAGACCGGGGACATTGTGGCCGCAGCCGCGATCATCGAAACCGCCCCGGACACGGGTCACCGGCTGCGCCGGGCGGTGTACGCCGACGTGGATACCTCTTCCCCGGCGTTCTCTCAGCAGGTGCTCGCCGACTCGGTCGCGGGAGCCTCAGGGTCGGCGGTGATCACGACCCGGTTGACGGTCACCTTCACCGGTAAACCCCTCGTGGAAGGGGTCCGCGGGAAAACGATCTCCACTGCGGACATGGCCGCGGAGATCTCCACCCGCCTGCCATCACTGTTGGGCGGGTTGAAAGCCACCGGCGCCGGCACCGGCGCGCGCCCGTGCACCGCCCAGGAGCTGATCGACACTGTCCGGGTCGCGTACGACCCGTCGGTGGCCTCGGACGTGGAAGCCGCGCGGGTCAGCGGCCAGGGGACGGGGTTGTCCTGGGATCAGGCCGGGCCTGTGGCTGCGCACGTCGCGTATGACCATTACGAGCACGAGTCGGCCATCTCCTGTTCGTGGCAGATGACGTCCCCACCGCGGGGGGTGTTCTACGACTCGACCCTGTCAGGGTTACTGGCCCCGCACCGGGATCTGACCCGTAAACGCGTCGCGATCCTGTACCGCCCGCAAACCCCCGAGCAGTCCGCGACCGCGGTGGACCGGGACGTGAAAAACACCACCTGGTCCGCCTCGGAAGGTAAACGGGTCACCGCCCGTAAAGGTGGCGAAGCGGCCGCCGCGCTGAAAACGGAGCAGGAAGAAGCAGCCGGCGCCTCGTTGGTGCGGTTCGGGATCATCGTGACCGCGACCGTCCTGGACCCCGCGTTGTTGCCGTTGGCCCGCAAAACGGTGATGTCCTCCCTCGCGGCGCCGGCTCGGTTGCGCCTGCGGTCAGCGAAGGGTTCCCAGGATGTCGCGTTCGCGGCGTCGCTGCCGATCGGGCTCGTGTTGCCCGATCACATGAGTATCCCGACCAGCATCCGTGAGGCCATGTAA
- a CDS encoding DUF4913 domain-containing protein: MTRLSPPATGPLSGSAGDLTRPLHRDDYQPVPAQTTPGGPDQPPPPVRRYAGVDEFVDQFVLPQWRYRLDIEDVRWCARWWEHTAALGRLEALWEAFEVMRLDDGPALSVWYRDHLDTHMTVLTQRNGVFHRCSGERGIHELPPVWPHGQVPPGFLSPPNPAGENDE, translated from the coding sequence GTGACCCGCCTGAGCCCGCCCGCCACGGGGCCGCTGAGCGGGTCGGCCGGGGACTTGACCCGCCCTCTGCACCGCGACGATTACCAGCCGGTCCCAGCCCAGACCACACCCGGCGGCCCGGATCAGCCGCCGCCACCGGTGCGCAGGTACGCCGGTGTTGATGAGTTCGTGGACCAGTTCGTGCTGCCCCAATGGCGCTACCGCCTGGACATCGAGGACGTGCGGTGGTGCGCACGATGGTGGGAACACACCGCGGCGCTGGGCCGCCTGGAAGCGTTGTGGGAAGCGTTCGAAGTAATGCGCCTGGACGACGGGCCCGCGTTGTCGGTCTGGTACCGCGACCACCTTGACACCCATATGACGGTCCTGACTCAACGCAACGGGGTCTTTCACCGGTGCTCTGGTGAGCGGGGTATCCACGAGCTACCACCGGTGTGGCCGCACGGGCAGGTCCCGCCCGGTTTCCTGAGCCCTCCCAACCCAGCAGGAGAAAACGATGAGTAA
- the mobC gene encoding plasmid mobilization relaxosome protein MobC — translation MDDPDGDAGEGGVVPRVLRRYRRANAGGGPRAHRVVITHTDGEWARVSALAQLQGVTVPRLYARSMLAGDVVAAAKVQQVHLELYGVRRLLAGAATNINQIARVANATSEVDGRALAGAVDLLERQIGRLNELLKDLPGGEGS, via the coding sequence GTGGACGATCCCGATGGGGATGCCGGTGAGGGTGGCGTGGTGCCGCGGGTTCTTCGCCGGTATCGGCGGGCGAACGCGGGTGGTGGTCCGCGGGCTCACCGGGTGGTGATCACGCATACTGATGGTGAGTGGGCGCGGGTGTCTGCGTTGGCGCAGTTGCAGGGGGTGACGGTTCCGCGGTTGTACGCGCGGTCGATGCTGGCGGGGGATGTGGTCGCGGCGGCGAAGGTGCAGCAGGTGCATTTGGAGTTGTACGGGGTGCGCCGGTTGTTGGCGGGTGCTGCGACGAACATCAATCAGATCGCGCGGGTCGCGAATGCTACAAGTGAGGTGGATGGGCGCGCGCTGGCGGGTGCGGTGGACTTGTTGGAGCGTCAGATCGGGAGGTTAAATGAATTGTTGAAGGACCTGCCCGGGGGTGAGGGCTCGTGA
- a CDS encoding ATPase, with protein MSNDTDTTTAVTANDTITAGTGEVLQLVIGDGQYVLDGDTVIVPDGSVHQVAMEHIAAAATGPVQVRASDGSAVYQLLVNPDGSVTALPDVPVASVPQPSAARRGTPARTQPVGRKVPTTTTSMRTDTDDVPANDVPERAARDEALSPGQVVPAREISEPVACAAPVDAGLSGGAAAGGVTGAAVGVMGSPAEPGTRADRRAARESVTFLPGADEAFAGPVAEPPATGWAGVLARLGLRRTPAGPTPEQLVQRAELRAIAQHWAGPRTIAVVNPKGGAGKTPTTIALAAMFARWGGAGCVAWDNNQTRGTMGWRTEAGPHTAHVRDLLAAADELMRPGARAADMAGYVHHQTEDKFDVLRSNPHSIAPQERLTGADLDLLHQVTARYYRLIFIDSGNDESAPNWLQMIEHTDQLVVATTTRPDHAEAARLVLDELHEQSENSAELANNAVVIVAHADQSEEPATAYLDRFGAMARAACSIPYDPGMRAAHLRLDGLRPDTQDAWRHAAALVAAGLGTATRS; from the coding sequence ATGAGTAACGACACCGACACGACCACCGCCGTCACAGCCAACGACACCATCACCGCCGGAACCGGCGAGGTCTTGCAGTTGGTGATCGGGGACGGGCAGTACGTCCTGGACGGGGACACGGTGATCGTTCCGGACGGGTCGGTCCACCAGGTCGCGATGGAACACATTGCCGCAGCAGCCACCGGCCCCGTGCAGGTGAGGGCCAGCGACGGGTCGGCGGTGTACCAGCTCCTGGTCAACCCCGATGGGTCAGTGACCGCGCTGCCCGACGTGCCCGTGGCCTCGGTGCCGCAGCCGTCGGCAGCTCGGCGCGGCACCCCCGCCCGGACACAACCGGTCGGGCGGAAAGTACCTACCACCACCACGAGCATGCGCACGGACACGGATGACGTGCCAGCCAACGATGTGCCGGAGAGGGCGGCGCGGGATGAGGCGCTGTCGCCGGGGCAGGTTGTCCCCGCACGGGAGATCTCTGAACCGGTGGCCTGCGCGGCACCTGTTGATGCGGGGTTGTCCGGTGGTGCAGCAGCCGGGGGAGTGACCGGTGCGGCGGTGGGTGTGATGGGTTCGCCCGCTGAGCCGGGCACGCGGGCGGATCGGCGCGCGGCCCGGGAGTCCGTCACGTTCCTACCGGGCGCGGATGAGGCGTTCGCGGGTCCGGTGGCCGAGCCGCCCGCAACTGGGTGGGCGGGGGTGTTGGCCCGGTTGGGTTTGCGCAGGACGCCGGCTGGTCCGACGCCGGAACAGTTGGTGCAGCGGGCGGAGTTGCGGGCGATTGCCCAGCATTGGGCTGGCCCGCGCACGATCGCGGTCGTCAACCCCAAGGGTGGTGCGGGTAAAACCCCGACGACGATCGCGTTGGCGGCGATGTTCGCCCGGTGGGGCGGGGCGGGGTGTGTGGCCTGGGACAACAACCAGACCCGCGGAACGATGGGGTGGCGCACCGAGGCGGGCCCGCACACCGCGCACGTGCGGGACCTACTGGCGGCGGCGGATGAGTTGATGCGCCCGGGCGCACGCGCGGCGGACATGGCCGGGTACGTGCACCACCAAACCGAGGACAAGTTCGACGTGTTGCGGTCCAACCCGCACTCCATCGCCCCCCAGGAACGCCTGACCGGGGCCGACCTGGACCTCCTGCATCAGGTCACCGCGAGGTACTACCGGCTGATTTTCATCGACTCCGGTAACGATGAGTCAGCGCCGAACTGGTTACAGATGATCGAACACACCGACCAGCTCGTCGTCGCGACCACCACCCGGCCCGATCACGCCGAGGCGGCCCGGCTGGTACTGGATGAGTTGCACGAACAGTCCGAGAACAGCGCCGAATTAGCCAACAACGCGGTCGTGATCGTCGCTCACGCGGACCAGTCCGAAGAACCGGCCACCGCCTACCTGGACCGGTTTGGTGCGATGGCCCGCGCCGCGTGCAGCATCCCGTACGACCCGGGGATGCGCGCCGCCCACCTTCGCCTGGACGGGCTCCGCCCGGACACCCAGGACGCGTGGCGGCACGCCGCGGCGTTGGTCGCAGCCGGTCTCGGTACGGCGACGCGGTCGTGA
- a CDS encoding Lsr2 family protein, whose translation MKTEPLALLKAPQIISADVQHLLQGGLFLTRAFIERFADDNVADSTETVDFSYRGVDYRVDLSARNAKALDKLLTQIIEAACHRVPQPATPRRSTDTRNGAPPAKAVRAWAKNQGIEVSDRGRISTDVTQQYQDAHGT comes from the coding sequence ATGAAAACTGAACCGCTGGCCTTGCTGAAGGCGCCACAGATCATCAGTGCAGATGTACAGCATCTCCTCCAGGGCGGTCTCTTCCTGACCCGGGCGTTCATCGAGCGCTTCGCCGATGACAACGTTGCTGATTCCACCGAAACGGTGGACTTTTCCTACCGAGGTGTGGACTACCGGGTCGACCTATCAGCACGGAACGCCAAAGCCCTGGACAAACTGCTCACCCAGATCATTGAAGCCGCCTGTCACAGGGTGCCTCAGCCCGCTACACCCCGCCGAAGTACCGACACACGCAACGGCGCTCCTCCCGCTAAAGCGGTTCGTGCATGGGCAAAAAACCAGGGCATCGAAGTATCTGACCGAGGTCGCATCTCCACAGACGTTACCCAGCAGTATCAGGACGCCCACGGCACATAG